In Bradyrhizobium sp. WD16, the genomic stretch GAGTTTTTTCGATCTTCGGATTGTCGGCCATCCGCCGATAGCGTTCGGACCCGCAGTCGACGAGAGCGACCCTGCTGTTGGCGTCGTGGTGCAATCCCCAGCCGTAGGATTTCACAAGGGGTGATGCCCGCAGGCAGGCCTGAGGCTTCGAGAACAATGCCTTCCTGAGGTCATCGAGCTTGCTGTCCGGCACGTCCTTGCGCCGAGCCTCGACCGCAAGCAGCAGCTGGTCGCTCGTCAATTTGTAAGGTGACGCCTGCAAGAGCTCGTATTGAATCGCCGCAACCGTCCCCATCCTGGACGGCACAGTCCCTGCCGCCACCGGACAATCGGGCGAGACCATGATCAGGACGTTGGTGTAGTTGGTCGAATGCATCGGGTTCCTCGACGTTTGCGAGGCAAGCTATCGCGGGCCTGGCACCGCCGCAACGAACTCCAGGACGGATCGTACCGTCAGGACGTCAGGCGGCGTCGCCTCCACCAGCAAAAGCAGCGCCAGCCGTTCGGCGGCTGGCTGCGAGATCGATCAGGCTGATCACGCCGCCAATGGCGACCACCGCGCCGAGGAGGCCGCTCACCGCGACGACCGCTCCCTCGCCGGTCCACAACGCCACGATCGGCATCAAAACCAGGAGGACGCCGTTGTTCATCGTCTCGGAGCTCGCCAAGACGAAGCCGGCATCGGCGCCGCCGCGGCTGGCTTGAATCGCCGTATTGGCGGGCGCGGCCAGCCCGCAGCCGAAACCCCAAAGCCCGAGCAGCACCAGCGAAAGACCGAATGGCAGGAAGACGCCGAGAAACGCGACCTCGGTGACGAGGATCAGGCCGATGGCCGGCGGCAGGATGGTCTGCGGATTTCCCAGGCGACCGATCAACAGATTGCCGACGGCCAATCCGGCGCCGAAGACCGCAACCGCGACGCCGACCGCGCCGGTGCCGAGGCCAAAGCGCGCGCGCAGCACCTCGCCGGAGATCAGGAAGCCCGCAATCGCAGCGCCGAGCCATGCCCCCTTGCAGAGATTGGGCCGCAGCACCGCGCCTTCGGCAAGGTGCGCTGCTGACGCGCTCAACGAACCACGCGCCCCCGGTCTCGAGCGCGGCAGGACGACGAAGGCGAGAGCGCACACCGCGAGGCAGCCGAGGCTGACCGCGAGGAACGGCGCGCGCCAGCCGTACAACTCGGTCAGGAGGCCGGCAATGGTCGGCCCGGAGGTGACGCCCAGCGTCAGGCCGAACAGCACGAGCCCCATCGCCCCCGCCTGCTTGTCTTCGGGCACGGTCTCGCTGATGAGTGCGAAGGCGGTCGGCGTCAGCGCCGCGCCGGCAACGCCGCCGAGAACCCGGAAAGCAACGGCGAAAGAAATGTCGGGCGCGATGGTGAGAACGAGCGCATCGGCAGCGAACAGCAGCAGGGCCGGCAGCAGCAGCCGGCGCCGCCCGAACCGGTCGCTCAGGAGGCCGACGAACGGCGCCAGTGCGGCGTAGGACAGGGCGTAGCCCGAAACAAGCCAGGCGGCGCTCGACACCGGCACCTTGAACGCCTCAGCCAGCGGCGCCAGCATCGGCGCCAGCATGAATTCAACTGTACCGACCAGATAGACGGCGAGCGCCAGCGTGGCGAGCAGAGTGGATTGGCGGTGACTTGTGGTCGGCATGGGGCAGCGTCTCCGGCGCAGATGGGTCCTGTCCGGATGCCGCCAACAAGGTGTCGAGCAGCTTGTCCCGTCGACTTTCCAGGTCGGCGATCTGGCGCTCGATCTCGGTCAGCTTCTTGCGATGGGCGCTGGCGACGCTTTCGCAGGCGGTGACCTTGGCGGGGTCGTCGACGATGCAAGCGAGAAAGGTCGCGATCTCGGCGGTGGTGAATCCGAGCCGGATCATCCGGCCGATCCGGCGCACCAGCAGCACCGCATCGGCATCGAACTCGCGATAGCCATTGGCGCCCCGGGTGGAGCTGAGCAACCCGACTTTCTCGTAATGGCGGATCGCGCGCACGCTCGTTCCCGCCGCTCTTGCTACATCTCCGATCTTCATCCGAACTCCTTAAGCTCCCAAGCTTACCCCCTGACATCAATGTCAGGGTCAAGCGTCAGAATGGGCAACTTAGGTCCGGCGGGCAATTCCCGAGGCCGTGATGGCCGACGCAGATCACACGATCGGCGGCCGCGTCCGCCGGCGCGAAGCAATGGACGCCGATCGCCACGCCCTTGGCGCAACCGATGGCGCCGAGACAAGCGGCCGGATCGACGAAGCGCGACCCACCGCCGCGAAACCGTCGCGGCCGGAATCTGGCGGGTCGACGGCTTCGGACGGAGGCCCTGCCGGAGACGGCAGGGCCAGCGTATGCGGCGTTGCCGATCACGCCACTTCGGTGATGAAGTTTTCCCGCGCGCGCCGGACCTTCTTCAGGTTGACCAGCCAGTCCTTGTCAGCCTCGCGATAGCCGAGCGGCATGATCGCTACAGAGCGCAGGCCGCGCTCTCGCAGCCCCAGGATTTCGTCGAGCTTTGCAGGCTCGAAGCCCTCCATGGGCGTAGAATCGACGCCCTCGAACGCCGCGGCTGTCAGGGCGATACCAAGGCCGATATAGGCTTGGCGGGCAGCGTGCTCGAAATTGACCTGGGGATCGCGCGGAACATAGGTGCCTAGCAGCATCTTGCGGTAGTTTTCCCAACCTTCGCTGGTTGAACCGCGCTCAGCATTGACCAGATCGAACATCGAGTTGATGCGATCGGCCGTGTAGTTGTCCCACGCTGCAAAAACCAGAAGATGCGAGCCATCAGTGATCTGGCTCTGATTCCAGGCGATCGGCTTGATCTTCTCCCGAACCTCCGGATTGGTGACGACGATCACTTCGTAGGGCTGCAGACCGCTGGAGGTGGGAGCAAGGCGAATGGATTCCAGGATGCGTTCGACCTTATCCGGGGCCACTTGCTTCGACGGGTCCATTTTCTTCGTCGCATAGCGCCATTTCAGCTTTTCGAGAACCAAGGTGGGATCCTTTCATTTCGGCCGCCACGGACCGCTGCGAGCTCGGGGGCCAGCGGAGGCGGCGTATTGCCCTCGCCGGCCGTTACGGTATATATAAGTGACTTAGTCAACTAAGATAACCTTTGCGCAAACGCAAGAAGGCACGTTGCTGATACCTGGGCACAAGGACGTAACCACGATGTCGACGAACCACGATGTCGCCTGCTGCCGGCGCGTCTGCGACGTTCTCGCGCGGATTGGCGATAAATGGAGCGTGCTCGTGATCATGATGCTCGGCGACGGTCCGCGCCGATTCAATGAGCTGAAGCGATCGACCGCGGGGATTTCGCAGCGCATGCTGACGCTGACCTTGCGTGGCCTGGAGCGAGACGGATTGGTGACACGGACGGCGTTTCCGACGATTCCGCCTCGCGTCGAATATGAGCTCACCGATCTCGGTCGCTCGCTATGGCAGCCGATCGAAGCGCTCGGCGAATGGACCTTCGCCAATCTCGATACGATCGAGCGCGCGCGGGCCGCCTTCGACCACAGGAACGATTCCGGCGAGGCATCAGGCCAGCGCCCTCTTCCGCCACACAGATAAGGCGACGGCCGTAAGGGCGCCCGAAGCCACGCCGGCCGCCGCAGCCAAGGATGAATTAGAAGCGGCTGACACGGTTTTCAGGCGATCCGCTTCCACATGAAAGTGGTGGGACAAAGGGACCCGTCCGGCCACAGGGCATAGTCAGGAATTTCCCCCGCGATCTGCCAGCCCTGCCGGCGATAAAGCCGGTAACCGTCACCGCCTGTGACCGTATCGAGGGTCAGAATCGTCTTGCCCACCCGTCTCGCTGCCGTCTCAGCCTCGTCCATCAGCGCGCCCCCGACGCCGCGATGACGGGCGTCGCGACGCACCAGCATCTTGGCGATCTCGCCGCGATGGGGCTGGTTCGGAGGCGTAGAGACTATGACCTGGACCGTTCCGACAAATTCGCCCTGATCGGGGCCGGCCGCGATGAGCAACCGCTCGCCGCGCCCGACGCTCGCCGCGACGTCATGCCAGAAGTCCTCGGCATCGGCGCGCGTCAGACCGGCCATGAAACTCACCGAGGCGCCGCCGGCGATGCAATCCATCAGAATGTCCGCAAGCGCGGGTGCAGCGGCATGCGCTGTGTCGGCATCGAGACGGTGGATCTCCATCGCTTGCTCTTCTCCAGATCGGCCTTCCCAACCGGCACCACTACTTCCACAATGACCTTAGCTCGCCTCGTTTGCTAGCGCTATGGATCTGACGCTCGTATCAGCATTGCAGCGAATTCGTCGTACGCGCGTCAGATCAAAAACCGCAATAGAATCACCATAATGCTGGTGCCCCCTTTTCCAACGTTCGTATGAGTGCTCGCCGCAAAGGGATACGAACGTTAGAACCAGGACGCGAGCACGTCCTCGTGCCACACCGCGCCCAACAGAGAGCAGAGAAACCGACGTTGGAAATCGTGACCAGCCCCGAGATGATCGTCGCGGGAATACCCATCCAAGCCAACTGGCAGCAGCTGTGGGAAGAAGTCCCCAAGGCCTGGGGAAGCCTGTTCGCGCGCGCCGCCGAGTTCGAAAAACTGAGCGACGGCCCCTTCGTCGACGTCAGCCTCGGACGGAGCGATGTCGCCTATCTGCAGCTCGTCGGCTTTCCCCTGCGTCACGGCGTGCGGGTCCCTGACGGGCTCAAGGCCATGCACATTCCCGTGCAACGATTGCTGCATCACCGCCATGTCGGTGACGTCAAGGGCATCGCCGCAAGCTTCGGCGCCATGGAGGCCTGGGCGGAGCAGCACGCACTTCCTCCGAGCGAATTCAAACTTGACTTTGGTTATACCCTCGCCGGCGACGAGACTGCACATGATCTCTATATCGGCCTCAGGCCCGAGACGCCGTGGCGGCATGTCTAGCACTTGCCGGATTGCCGTCGCCGCAAAGGCAACACTGGCGACGCAAATAGGCACTTTCAATGTTGCCGCGGCTGCCCGACATTGGCCTTGCGCGGCCAACTCAGCACGGTCTCGCGCAGCACTGATCTCAAGGTAGTTCGAACACAGATGAAATTGAAATCGCACTGGTGGTGGGACCTCTCCGCCCAGGACTTCAATACGCTGGACCTCAGCCGGATCGTCGCGGTCCTGCCGGTCGGAGCGGTGGAGCAGCACGGCCCTCACCTCCCGGTCCGCGTCGACGCGGCAATTTGCGATGGCGTCATGCGGCATGCGGTCGCAAGGATGTCCGAAGATTTTCCGGCCTTGATCCTGCCTGCGACGACCATCGGCAAATCCAACGAACATTCCGCCTTTGCCGGCACCCTCACGCTCGCCGCCGAGACGCTGGGCCGGGTCTGGTATGAAATCTGCGAAAGCATCTTCCGCGCCGGCATCCGCAAGGTTCTGTTCGTCAATGCCCACGGCGGCCAGCCGCAGGTCGTCGACATCGTCTGCCGGGAGCTACGCGTCAATCTCGGCATGTTCGCCGTGTCCTCCAAATGGTCGAGCTTCACTGACCTGAGCGACCTGTTCAGCGCCGATGAGCGTAACCATGGCATTCACGCCGGCGAGGTCGAGACCAGCGTGATGCTGTATCTCCATCCGGAGCTGGTGGACATGGCGCGCGCCGAGGACTTCGTCCCGCTGTCAAAGCTGCTCGAGCAGCAGAATGAGATGCTGATGCCGGAAGGCGGCGCTGTCGGATTCGGCTGGCAGATGCAGGATATCCATCCCAAGGGCGCTTGCGGCAACGCGTCGCGGGCGGATGCGGACCGTGGACGGATTGCGGTCGAGCGCGCCGCCGACCGCCTCAACAAGCTGATTGCCGAGATCGCCGCCTATCCGCTGAGCCGCATCCGGCCGGGCCCGGACTTCTCAGCGACGGCCAAGGTGGAATGAGGCCACGCCGCCCGGCACAATGGCGCGAAGGTCGAGACCCGACCGGGAATAGAAACTCGAAGAGATAGCCGGGCCGTCGATTTCAGCGAGCGCGCGATTGCCGCCCTCCAGCCGGCTTTCGTCGGCGTTCGGGGAGAGTTGCGCCGTCATGCTCCAAGCTCTGATCCGGGCCGGCATAGCCGGCGATCTTGATGTCGAGGACGAGGAGACAGGCCTGCAGTTCCGCCACATGGGCGCGGACGCGCTTGCGATGCGCTTCGAGCAACGCCCGACGCTCCGCCGCGGTAGCCGGGCCTCTTTCGCGCAATGCGGCGTAGCGCAGCATCTCCCGGATCGGCATGCCGGTCGTCTTCAGCCTGCCGAGGAATTCGATCCAGACGAGGATCGATGCGTCGTAGTCACGTCGGCTCGATCGATCGCGGACGGCATAGGGCAGCAGCCCGATCCGCTCGTAATAGCGGATGGTGTGAGCCGACAGTCCCGAGCGATTCGCGAGTTCCCCGATCTTCATGTCACAGGCGCTGCTTCCGTCACGACGCGGGAGACACTACAAGTTCGAGCGCGCTCTAAGTCAAGCGCCGAGCCAGGGACCGACGATCCGCATTTCATCGGCCCCGCTGGCCTGCGTGCGCTTGAGCACCGCAAAGATCTCGTCGGTGGCTTTGGCGCTCGCCTCCGCCAGCGCGGCTCCCATGCAGAGCTGGGCGACCAGAAGAGCCGTGAAAAGATCGCCGGTGCCGCAGGGCCGGATCGGCAGCTTCGCGACCGATGTCCGATGCAGGCCCGACGACGTGCAGGCGACCGTCTCGACGCAGCCCGGCGCAGTATCGTCGAGCACGCATCCCGTCACCACGACATCCCCGGTTCCGCGCCCGCGCAAGATTACCGCAGCGTCACCGATCGCGTCGGCCGAACGCGCTTGGCGTCCGGCCAGCAGTTCGAGCTCATACTGGTTGGGCGTGACGATCGACGCCGAAGTCACCAGCCGGTCGCGAAAGAAATCGATCAGCGAGCTTGCGACAAAGACGCCGAGATCATCGTCGCCCATGACGGGATCGCAGACATAAAGAAGGTTCGGATTGCGCGCTTTCGCCCGCGCGACGAACCCGGCAACCACCGCGGCATTCTCGACCGAACCGAGGTAGCCGCTGAGTAGCACCGCCGCACGATCGACGAGACCGCGCTCCTCGACGCCGCGCAGCAGGGCCGCCACCAGCTCCGGCTCCAGCACCCGTCCGTGGACGGTGGGATAGCGGGGATGGTTGGACAACAGCACGGTCGGCACGGCCGCCACTGTCAGTCCCCTCGCCTGCATCGGAAACACGGCGGCGCTGTTGCCGACATGGCCGTGGACGACCTGGCTCTGGATCGAGATCACCAACATAGCCGGCTCTTTACCGCATCTGGCCCATCATGGAAACCGGCCGCGGCCTGGCCCTGACAAGGTCTGTCCGACCTGCCCGCTCGCCGGTCGTGCCCTTCTCGATAGCGCGGCGAGCGCGGGTTTTCCTAGTGTCCCGTTTCCAACGTTCGTATCCCATTGCAGCAGGCGCTCATACGAACGATGGCGGATCGGCGTCAAACGGTTCGCCGCCGCAAATCCGTTCGGCAGCGCTCTTATCGCCCACCACGCCCTCAATCTCTACAAGCCGAGACTGGACGACACCCCGAACGCCGACGACATCCATCCGCTGTTCTGGAAGCATTTGCCCGCTATTGTCGATAGGGACCGGGCGGAGGTCGCCGCATTCGTCGACGAGATGTCCCGGCACAAGGCGAGCCTGCTCGCGCGAATGGGAGAGAACGCCGATCGCGCCAGTTGGGCGACGGCGAAAGCCTCAGCCTCAACGGCCGTCTGATCCAGGTCCTCGACGCGATTGCAATCTACCTGTCGTCGAACCTCATGCAGCCGCTCGGCGACGCGCCCCCCGCGGGCTTTGCGAAATATGACTGGAACATCCTCAACGTACCGATGTCGAGCGTCTCTGACCGCGTGGCCCTCGAGGTCAGCCCGACCGCAGGCGGCGCGCTCAGGCGCACCCCCTATCCGTTCGACATCGACCCGCTGCCCGTTGACGTCCCGGTGCGAATTTCGCCTGGCATTTCATCGCGTGCGGCGTTCGATTTCCACGGGAATGCCATCGAGAAGCGGATGCTCCGGTTCACCTTCACCAACTGAGCGCACCGCGTTCGAGCGAACGGACTAGAATCCATCCGCGATCAGATCCAAGGAGCATGCCAGATGGTATCGCTAACTGAGAAAGGCTTTTCCCGGACACTTGGCTTCGGCCAACGGCCGGCCCTCCTGGTCGTCGACTTCATCAACGGCTTCACGGACCCCGCCTCTCCCCTCGGCGCCGACGTCGCTCGCGAGATCAGCGAGACGAACCGCCTGCTGGCGCGATTCCGGCAACGGCGCCTGCCGATCTATTTTTCATCGATCGAGTACGACGATCCATCGGCGACTGACGCGGGGCTCTGGAGGAAGAAGATTACGGGCCTCGAGGAGCTGATTGCCGGATCGTCCGCGTGCTTGGTCGATCAGCGGCTCGCACGCCGAGCGAACGAGGCGCTGATCCGCAAGAAATTCGCCAGTTGCTTCTCCGGAACGGGCTTCCTCAGCCGCCTTGTCGTCGCCGATGTCGACACGATCGTGGTCGCCGGCTGCACGACCAGCGGATGCGTTCGGGCCACCGTGGTCGATGCCTGTCAAAGCGGCATTCGCCCGATCGTGGCGCAGGATGCCGTCGCCGACCGTCTCGCCGATACACATCGACAGTCGCTGACGGATATTACGCTGAAGTACGGCGACGTCATGCCGGTCGATGACATTATCTCGTCGGTGGATGCGATACGGGACGAGGAAGCGACACGGGACCGGCCGGATCCGGCGTAATCGCCCGGCGCCCTGCCGTTCGACGCGATATTTGAATTGGCCGCGCAACCACAGCCCTGCTGCCCGTTCTATTGATAATCCGCGGCCTGTTCTGTTAAGGAGAGACCGGGACGAGGAAAATGCTCAAATTCTTTGGCGCGAGCAGAAGATGGGTTGCCGTTGGCGCTGCATGGGCGGCCACCTATGCGCTGGTCTTTCAGATTTTTTGTGCCGGCCTGCTGCTCGCCTCGGTCTCCCCGGCATCTGCCGATTTCGACGCCCCACTCTGCATCACCGGCCTTCACAAGCAGGATTCCCACAGCCAGGAGTCCCCAGCCAACCCTGATCTGCCTATCGCAAAAACGGGCCTCTATTGCCCGCTATGCACGGTCCATTTTTTCGGCCACGCGCTTCGGCCCGAAGCTCCGGCGCTGTTTCGCGCGGTCGCCGTCCCGGTCCCGGCTCGCCCGGTCTTCGCGCCGCAAGCCACCGCCTTTACGTGTGTTTACGCCGAACGCGCGCGTGATCCTCCAAGCCAGATCTGACAACCGGCGCTGACGCGCCGCGTCATTGATTGTCAGTTTCGATCTGGTGGAGTTTACCAATGCTTTTCGGCTTTTCCAAGCCGCGCGCGCTGCTGCTCGCGTCGGCCGCCGTCTTCATTTCCGATTCAAGCTCGTTCGCCCAATCCAGCAACTCCCCGCTTCCCGGCATCACCATCGATGAACCGGCGCGATCGCAGCGGCCGAAGAGGCGGGCCTCGTTGCGACGCAGCGACCAAACCACCACCGTCCGGCGCAATATCGCGAGCCAGGGCGACCTTGCCCCCGCCGCAGCGCCCGCCACCGCAAGCGGGACAAAAGCCCTGACCGGCAATCCGGCCGAGCGCAGCGGCAGCCTGACCGTGCCGACGGCGGCGGAGGCACAAGCGGAGATCAACCGCACCCCCGGCGCGGTCACCCTCGTTCCGTCCTCAGTCTATGCGACGTCGACGCCGGCGGCGACCATCAAGGACATCGTCGATTACGTCCCCGGCGTCCTTCTGCGCATGAACGAGCCCGACCAGGTCGGCCGCTTGTCGATCCGCGGTTCAGGCCTGTCGCGTAACGCCGATGTGCGCGGCGTCGCGGTCTATATGGATGGGATCATTCCGCTGACGCGCGCCACCGGCGACACGTCCTTCGACGAGATCGACCCGACCGCCTACCGCTATACGGAGGTCTACAAGGGGGCCAATGCTCTGCGCTTCGGCGCGGCGACCCTCGGCGGCGCGCTGAATTTCGTCACGCCCACCGGCTATGACGCGAGCCGCCTCACCGGGCGGGTCGACATCGGCAGCTTCGGCTTCAAAAAATGGAACGGATCGTCGGGCGGCGTCTATGGTCCCGCCGACTACTTCGTCAACGTCACCCGCCAGCAGGACACCGGCTTTCGCCAGCACACCGAAGGCGAGAACTTCATCGGGTCGACCAATTTCGGCTACCGCTTCACGCCCGATATCGAGACGCGTTTCTATTTCAATTCCGCCAACGTCTCGCGCAACCTTGCCGGCAACGTCAGCAAATCGCAGGCACTCACCAATCCCGCGGCTGCCAATATCGTCCCTGGTCCCAACAACGACAACATCGATTGGAATATCGGCAAGGAGACGGACGCAAAACAGGTCGCCAACAAGACGGCCATCCGCTTCGGTTCGACCACCCTGCTCGAATTCGGCGGCTTCTATCTCAACCGCGACATCAACGCGCGGGTCTTTGCCGTCATCGACACGCAAGCGCACGAGGCCGGGGGCTTCCTGCGTCTCGTCGACGATCGTCTGCTGGGCGGCTTCCGCAATCGCCTTGTGGCCGGCGCCAGTCTCCAGGACGGCACGCAGCGGCGACGCCAGTTCATCAATAACGGCGGCAATCCCGGCAAGATGAATTTCGATGCCGACCAGATCGCCAAGAACAGGATCCTTTATGCCGAGAATTCCTTCTATGTCGTGCCAAACGTCGCCTTGGTCGCGGGCGTCCAATATGCCAAAGCCTCGCGCGAGCAGCGGGATTACCTCGGCAGTCTGTCGGGTATTGCCGAGTACGACCTGACGAGCCCGAAAGCGGGCGTGCTGTGGGAGGTGACGCCCCAGGTTCAGCTCTTCGGCAATGTCTCGCGCAGCGCCGAAGCCCCTACCTTCGGGGAAGTGACCATCACCTCGACCTCGACCGTCGGCCTGAAGCCCCAGAAGGCGACCACCTACGAGATCGGGACGCGCGGCGACTTTGCCGACGTCAAATGGGAAGCCGCGATCTACCGATCACTCATCCAGAACGAGTTTCAGTGCCTGACCAGCGTCGCCGGCACCGGCTTCTGCACCCAGATCAATATCGATCGCAGCGTCCATCAGGGCGTCGAGCTCGGCACCAGCGCCGCGCTCTACAAAGGATTGCTCGCCACCGGCTCGCGGCCGGACGAGATCTGGCTGAACGCCGCCTATACCTACGGCGATTTCCGCTTCGACAACGACCCCGCTGTGGGCAACAACCAGTTGCCGGGGCAGCCACGCCACTACATGCGGGCCCAGCTGCTCTACAAGCATCCGTCCGGCGTCTATTTCGGCCCGAATGTCGAATGGGTGCCGGAGCGCTATTTCGTCGACAGCGCCAACACCGCCTACGCCGACCCCTATACGCTGTGGGGCGCCAAGTTCGGCTTCGACGACGGCGGACCGGTCACGGCCTATATCGAAGGCCGCAATCTGGCAAACACCGCCTACATTTCTTCGGTCGGCGTCGCCAACCAGGCCACCGATCTCAGCAAGCTGTTCTATCCGGGGTCTGGCCGCGCGGTCTATGCCGGCCTGCAGGTCAAATGGTGAGGAGCTGAGGATGCACGGAGCGAGGATCGACATGATGTACGCACGATCGATGTCAGGGCGGGCTTTCCGACGACTGACTGGTGGATTGGCCGTAGGCCTCGTCCTGGCGGCGGCGGGCGCGTCGGCTCAGACGTCAAAGGGGCAGCCCGTAGCCATCTCCTTCGGCCTTGCGGTCGCCGACACGCCGGTCGGCTGCGGGGCGCCGCTGACCGCCCTCGGCACCGGTCGGGTCGCGGCCAGCCTGAACGACGCGAGGCTCTATGTCTCCGACCTCAAGCTGATCGACGCCAGGGGGGGCCGCGTCCCCGTCAAGCTGACGCGCAACGAATGGCAGTTCGCCGATGTCGCGCTGATCGACTTCAAGGACGGTCGCGGCGGCCGGACTGGCTGCAGCAAGGACAATCCGGCGAAAAACACCACCGTCGTCGGCACTGTCCCGAAGGGGCGCTATGCCGGGA encodes the following:
- a CDS encoding MerR family transcriptional regulator, with the translated sequence MKIGDVARAAGTSVRAIRHYEKVGLLSSTRGANGYREFDADAVLLVRRIGRMIRLGFTTAEIATFLACIVDDPAKVTACESVASAHRKKLTEIERQIADLESRRDKLLDTLLAASGQDPSAPETLPHADHKSPPIHSARHAGARRLSGRYS
- a CDS encoding TonB-dependent receptor domain-containing protein; amino-acid sequence: MLFGFSKPRALLLASAAVFISDSSSFAQSSNSPLPGITIDEPARSQRPKRRASLRRSDQTTTVRRNIASQGDLAPAAAPATASGTKALTGNPAERSGSLTVPTAAEAQAEINRTPGAVTLVPSSVYATSTPAATIKDIVDYVPGVLLRMNEPDQVGRLSIRGSGLSRNADVRGVAVYMDGIIPLTRATGDTSFDEIDPTAYRYTEVYKGANALRFGAATLGGALNFVTPTGYDASRLTGRVDIGSFGFKKWNGSSGGVYGPADYFVNVTRQQDTGFRQHTEGENFIGSTNFGYRFTPDIETRFYFNSANVSRNLAGNVSKSQALTNPAAANIVPGPNNDNIDWNIGKETDAKQVANKTAIRFGSTTLLEFGGFYLNRDINARVFAVIDTQAHEAGGFLRLVDDRLLGGFRNRLVAGASLQDGTQRRRQFINNGGNPGKMNFDADQIAKNRILYAENSFYVVPNVALVAGVQYAKASREQRDYLGSLSGIAEYDLTSPKAGVLWEVTPQVQLFGNVSRSAEAPTFGEVTITSTSTVGLKPQKATTYEIGTRGDFADVKWEAAIYRSLIQNEFQCLTSVAGTGFCTQINIDRSVHQGVELGTSAALYKGLLATGSRPDEIWLNAAYTYGDFRFDNDPAVGNNQLPGQPRHYMRAQLLYKHPSGVYFGPNVEWVPERYFVDSANTAYADPYTLWGAKFGFDDGGPVTAYIEGRNLANTAYISSVGVANQATDLSKLFYPGSGRAVYAGLQVKW
- a CDS encoding NAD(P)H-dependent oxidoreductase, with the translated sequence MVLEKLKWRYATKKMDPSKQVAPDKVERILESIRLAPTSSGLQPYEVIVVTNPEVREKIKPIAWNQSQITDGSHLLVFAAWDNYTADRINSMFDLVNAERGSTSEGWENYRKMLLGTYVPRDPQVNFEHAARQAYIGLGIALTAAAFEGVDSTPMEGFEPAKLDEILGLRERGLRSVAIMPLGYREADKDWLVNLKKVRRARENFITEVA
- a CDS encoding MerR family transcriptional regulator is translated as MKIGELANRSGLSAHTIRYYERIGLLPYAVRDRSSRRDYDASILVWIEFLGRLKTTGMPIREMLRYAALRERGPATAAERRALLEAHRKRVRAHVAELQACLLVLDIKIAGYAGPDQSLEHDGATLPERRRKPAGGRQSRAR
- a CDS encoding N-acetyltransferase — its product is MEIHRLDADTAHAAAPALADILMDCIAGGASVSFMAGLTRADAEDFWHDVAASVGRGERLLIAAGPDQGEFVGTVQVIVSTPPNQPHRGEIAKMLVRRDARHRGVGGALMDEAETAARRVGKTILTLDTVTGGDGYRLYRRQGWQIAGEIPDYALWPDGSLCPTTFMWKRIA
- the pdxY gene encoding pyridoxal kinase, which encodes MLVISIQSQVVHGHVGNSAAVFPMQARGLTVAAVPTVLLSNHPRYPTVHGRVLEPELVAALLRGVEERGLVDRAAVLLSGYLGSVENAAVVAGFVARAKARNPNLLYVCDPVMGDDDLGVFVASSLIDFFRDRLVTSASIVTPNQYELELLAGRQARSADAIGDAAVILRGRGTGDVVVTGCVLDDTAPGCVETVACTSSGLHRTSVAKLPIRPCGTGDLFTALLVAQLCMGAALAEASAKATDEIFAVLKRTQASGADEMRIVGPWLGA
- a CDS encoding winged helix-turn-helix transcriptional regulator, which encodes MIPGHKDVTTMSTNHDVACCRRVCDVLARIGDKWSVLVIMMLGDGPRRFNELKRSTAGISQRMLTLTLRGLERDGLVTRTAFPTIPPRVEYELTDLGRSLWQPIEALGEWTFANLDTIERARAAFDHRNDSGEASGQRPLPPHR
- a CDS encoding creatininase family protein, with the protein product MKLKSHWWWDLSAQDFNTLDLSRIVAVLPVGAVEQHGPHLPVRVDAAICDGVMRHAVARMSEDFPALILPATTIGKSNEHSAFAGTLTLAAETLGRVWYEICESIFRAGIRKVLFVNAHGGQPQVVDIVCRELRVNLGMFAVSSKWSSFTDLSDLFSADERNHGIHAGEVETSVMLYLHPELVDMARAEDFVPLSKLLEQQNEMLMPEGGAVGFGWQMQDIHPKGACGNASRADADRGRIAVERAADRLNKLIAEIAAYPLSRIRPGPDFSATAKVE
- a CDS encoding isochorismatase family protein, which codes for MVSLTEKGFSRTLGFGQRPALLVVDFINGFTDPASPLGADVAREISETNRLLARFRQRRLPIYFSSIEYDDPSATDAGLWRKKITGLEELIAGSSACLVDQRLARRANEALIRKKFASCFSGTGFLSRLVVADVDTIVVAGCTTSGCVRATVVDACQSGIRPIVAQDAVADRLADTHRQSLTDITLKYGDVMPVDDIISSVDAIRDEEATRDRPDPA
- a CDS encoding MFS transporter, with the protein product MPTTSHRQSTLLATLALAVYLVGTVEFMLAPMLAPLAEAFKVPVSSAAWLVSGYALSYAALAPFVGLLSDRFGRRRLLLPALLLFAADALVLTIAPDISFAVAFRVLGGVAGAALTPTAFALISETVPEDKQAGAMGLVLFGLTLGVTSGPTIAGLLTELYGWRAPFLAVSLGCLAVCALAFVVLPRSRPGARGSLSASAAHLAEGAVLRPNLCKGAWLGAAIAGFLISGEVLRARFGLGTGAVGVAVAVFGAGLAVGNLLIGRLGNPQTILPPAIGLILVTEVAFLGVFLPFGLSLVLLGLWGFGCGLAAPANTAIQASRGGADAGFVLASSETMNNGVLLVLMPIVALWTGEGAVVAVSGLLGAVVAIGGVISLIDLAASRRTAGAAFAGGGDAA
- a CDS encoding DUF6157 family protein, with product MHSTNYTNVLIMVSPDCPVAAGTVPSRMGTVAAIQYELLQASPYKLTSDQLLLAVEARRKDVPDSKLDDLRKALFSKPQACLRASPLVKSYGWGLHHDANSRVALVDCGSERYRRMADNPKIEKTRGMRSRRA